In Planococcus shixiaomingii, the DNA window CGTTCACTTCCGAGGTGGAAAGGCGCAAGTGCCGTACCGTATTTTGCAGTGGCAATCGAGCCGGCGTTGCAGATGGTCATGACTTTTTTCTGCCCTTCAAGCAATGACAGCGCGTAATCTCCGATGCGGCGTCCTGATTCTTCGTCTTCTTTGTGGATGCTTACCGCTTCACCAATCAGCAAAGCTTGCGCTTCCTCTACCGTTGCTGCTTGTTTGACCTTTTCGAGCAAACGGTCCAAAGCCCACATAAGATTGACTGCAGTTGGGCGCGACTCTGCGAGATATACGGCATCTTTTCGCACGTAATGGTGAAAAGCTTCCAGGCTATCCGGCGTATGGCGCTGCGCCGCGATGGCCAAGCCGTAAGCGGCCGTAATGCCGATGGCCGGAGCGCCGCGCACTTTCAATTTCACTATGGCGTCATAGACGTCTTCGATGGTTTCCAATGTCACATACTCAATAATATGGGGCAGTTTCTGTTGATCCAAAATGACAAGTTGCTGATCGGCCCACTTGATTGATAAGGGAATGCTCATCGGCTTTGCTCCTCAACTAACGCAACCACCGCAGCAATGGATGGCAGTTCTTTGCGTTTTAAAATTAATGCTTCCCCGGTCTGCAGCACTTGCTTCTTCAAAGCGATGCGACGTTCAAGCTCTTCAATGCTGTCCAGATCTTTGACGTGCGCGAGCCCGATGGTCCGGCGAATCAATTCGCAGCCGGCAAAGCCGATGGCGTCTTGGAAAATCTTCTCTAATACGAATTCCTTATAGCCCGCAGTGTCTTTGAACGCTTCAATGCCTTGCTGCTCCCATAACTCAGAGAAGTTAGAAGAAAATACATTCCATGTTTGCTCAATATGGTGAAGGACAACCTCGCGTTTCTCGCCTTCTCGTGTAACTGCCTGCGCAATGAGATTTGCCAGGAATAGTCCGACGTCAAAGCCGATCGGCCCATAAAAGGCAAATTCAGAATCGATGACTTTCGTTTCTGTATCACTCGCAAAAATGCTTCCAGTGTGAAGGTCTCCGTGCAAAAGCGCTTCTGCATCGGTCAAAAAGCTTTTCTTCAATTTTGCTGCTTCAAGCTTCAACGGGCCATTATTCCAAATCGCTTCTACTTCGGCTCTCAGTTCCGGTTCAAAATCATTTGTTTCAAAATCGAAGAATGGATCTGTAAAGACCAGGTCTTCAGTGATTTTGCAAAGTTCCGGATTTGAAAACTCCGCTGCCAACCGCTTTTTCTCAAAAGGGTGCAGTGCGAAGTCGGATGTTTGGAACAAGGTTTTCGCTAAGTATTCCCCAATGTCTTTTGACAAGTTCGGGTAAGCTTCTCCGCGGATCAATCCTTCGCGTGCAATGGTTAAATGAGACAAATCCTCCATCACGGTGAGTGCCAAATTAGCATCAGTGGCATAAACAACCGGTACAAGGCCTGGAACAAACTCGCCGTGTTTTCTTAACGCATTTGCTTCGATGGTGGCACGTTTCAGTGTCAACGGCCAGCTTTCTCCTACAACTTTGGCATATGGCAGTGCTTGCTTGATGATCAAGCCTTTTCCGCTTTCGCTGTCTGTAATTCGAAAAACATAATTCAAGTTGCCGTCTCCAATTTCTTGGCTTTCTAACTTGGCTCCTTCGGGGAAAAAATCCAGCGTGCGTGCTAATGCAATGGCGCTGTCATCCGTTAATGCTTTATATGAGTTCACTGCTGTTGTCGTCATGGTCATCAACCTTTCCTAGGAATATAAAAAGCCTCTTTCATCAGAAAGAGGCGCAGAATAAGAGATTCTTCACCTCTTATCTTTCAGAGATTGTCATCTCTGATGGAATTAGCACCGTGCCTTGCGGGATTTTCATCCCGGCGCAAAAGCGCCCCGTCTCACAACGGTATTACGGTCGGTTGCTGGGCGTCATCGGGCCAATATCCCTCTGCCAGCTCTTGATAAGAGTAGTAATTTCAATTTTTTATTTAATTAGTTAACTCGATAATGAATACTATCACGGTTCAGAATAGAGTGTCAATCAAATTTTTCGAAATATTTATGCAAGAACATAATTGACAGATTTCCTCAGGCGTGGAATAATCAAAATTAATTTACTAATAAGTTATTAAATATACTAAGTTAATTTAAACTAAAGAAACCAGCTTTTTCACACCGCTTCGGCCGCTTAGAAAGGTTGAAGTGGATGATGTGGAGCAAAATAGCGGAGACTCCCGTGGGATAGCGAGACAGCCGAGACCCCGCAGGGCAAAAGCCCGAGGAGGCTTGGCGCTCGCCCGCAGGAAGATATGGCGCAAAGGTAGTTTGGGCCATATCTCTGCGACGAAGCGCGTAGCGCTGCAGGAGCAAAGGGTCTTCGGAGCTGTTTTGCGGAATATCGACAAGTGAAGATTTTTAGTTCAACTTACAATTGAATACTTTTCTTATTTAGAGCAGGTGGAGGGACAAGCCCTATGATACCCGGCAACCGGTCCAGCTTTGGACACGGTGCTAATTCTTGCAGCCAAGCGGCTGAGAAATAAGAAGTTGTTAAGCCCTTAACCTCTTCTTGTTTGAAGTGGTTTTTTATTTTGTTTAGGAGTGTGAAATCATTTGAGCAGATTGACAGCTACGTATCAGTTATTT includes these proteins:
- the mtnA gene encoding S-methyl-5-thioribose-1-phosphate isomerase, translated to MSIPLSIKWADQQLVILDQQKLPHIIEYVTLETIEDVYDAIVKLKVRGAPAIGITAAYGLAIAAQRHTPDSLEAFHHYVRKDAVYLAESRPTAVNLMWALDRLLEKVKQAATVEEAQALLIGEAVSIHKEDEESGRRIGDYALSLLEGQKKVMTICNAGSIATAKYGTALAPFHLGSERGKTFEVFACETRPVFQGSRLTVWELQQSGVDVTLITDSMAAHTIGAKGVEAIIVGADRIASNGDTANKIGTLNLALLAAAYQIPFYVAAPVSTFDLSIENGKRIKIEERHPDEITHIGGEPIAPLGTKVFNPAFDVTPGHLITAIITEKGIIYPEYEKNILSLLGAYTGKGETT
- the mtnK gene encoding S-methyl-5-thioribose kinase is translated as MTTTAVNSYKALTDDSAIALARTLDFFPEGAKLESQEIGDGNLNYVFRITDSESGKGLIIKQALPYAKVVGESWPLTLKRATIEANALRKHGEFVPGLVPVVYATDANLALTVMEDLSHLTIAREGLIRGEAYPNLSKDIGEYLAKTLFQTSDFALHPFEKKRLAAEFSNPELCKITEDLVFTDPFFDFETNDFEPELRAEVEAIWNNGPLKLEAAKLKKSFLTDAEALLHGDLHTGSIFASDTETKVIDSEFAFYGPIGFDVGLFLANLIAQAVTREGEKREVVLHHIEQTWNVFSSNFSELWEQQGIEAFKDTAGYKEFVLEKIFQDAIGFAGCELIRRTIGLAHVKDLDSIEELERRIALKKQVLQTGEALILKRKELPSIAAVVALVEEQSR